The following coding sequences lie in one Haematobia irritans isolate KBUSLIRL chromosome 3, ASM5000362v1, whole genome shotgun sequence genomic window:
- the LOC142230001 gene encoding uncharacterized protein LOC142230001, translating to MKFIIVTLALLGAVAADVSHLSNEYLPPHEKAAEESHVSNEYLPPHMAALSHSHSAEYAQQSEEIPKVSSFAAPAPVVEQTQEEPEQQYYTGLVYHEGQESASDNAEASVPAPGSDDFTQQQAAYWTQHSAQQEEAASNTVAEEEAPEPEPAVIPGSDDFTNQQASYASASFGSSASSSSNVDTQYGANGGYIY from the exons ATG AAATTCATCATTGTTACTTTGGCCCTTTTGGGTGCTGTTGCCGCTGATGTCAGCCATTTGAGTAACGAATACCTGCCTCCACATGAGAAAGCGGCCGAAGAAAGCCATGTCAGCAATGAATATCTACCTCCACATATGGCTGCCTTAAGTCATAGCCACTCTGCTGAATATGCCCAACAAAGTGAAGAAATTCCTAAAGTTAGTTCGTTTGCTGCTCCAGCTCCAGTTGTTGAACAAACCCAAGAAGAACCCGAACAACAATACTACACCGGATTGGTTTATCACGAAGGTCAAGAAAGTGCTTCAGATAATGCTGAGGCCTCTGTTCCCGCTCCCGGTTCCGATGATTTCACCCAACAGCAAGCTGCTTACTGGACTCAACACAGTGCCCAGCAAGAAGAAGCTGCATCAAATACCGTTGCTGAAGAAGAAGCTCCTGAGCCAGAACCTGCTGTTATTCCTGGCTCTGATGATTTTACCAACCAACAAGCCTCATATGCCTCAGCCTCATTCGGCTCCAGCGCCTCCTCTTCCTCGAATGTTGACACTCAATATGGTGCCAATGGCGGTTACATTTATTAG